A window of the Haloarcula rubripromontorii genome harbors these coding sequences:
- a CDS encoding NAD(P)/FAD-dependent oxidoreductase gives MNAAVVGGGAVGLSTALALARRGASVTLFERDTLGSGASGRAAGLCYDAFADDVDAAVAADALGRYRDLGLFEPQPYGWVARDESDATAVREQIAQMQSNGVAVEALTPAALGDRYPALDTSGIEVAGLARDAGVLDPDEVVATLAEQARADGATIETETPVSLTSPTTVETPSETRTFDAVVAAAGPETKPLVADIGVSLALKTYRAQALVTEPVDATLPSFYDATREFYWRPKADALLLGDGAHEVDPMDWNPDADAEFVTRSLDRVEQTSALTPACDRAWAGLCTATPDGAPLAGQVADGLWVATGWQGHGLMRAPAMGDYLAADVLNRPSPLSEHLPDRVDPTRFDGSEEFAALDDPTRDWVE, from the coding sequence ATGAACGCCGCCGTTGTCGGCGGCGGGGCCGTCGGCCTGTCGACCGCGCTGGCACTGGCTCGCCGCGGCGCATCGGTCACGCTATTTGAGCGGGACACTCTCGGAAGCGGCGCGAGTGGCCGTGCGGCCGGACTCTGTTACGACGCCTTCGCCGACGACGTGGATGCCGCCGTCGCCGCGGACGCACTCGGTCGCTACCGCGACCTTGGCCTGTTCGAGCCACAGCCGTACGGCTGGGTCGCACGCGACGAGAGCGACGCCACAGCCGTCCGGGAGCAAATCGCGCAGATGCAGAGCAACGGCGTCGCGGTCGAGGCGCTCACGCCGGCGGCACTCGGCGACCGCTACCCCGCACTCGATACCAGCGGCATCGAGGTGGCCGGCCTCGCCCGCGACGCCGGCGTACTCGACCCGGACGAGGTGGTGGCGACCCTCGCCGAACAGGCCCGGGCAGACGGTGCGACCATCGAGACGGAAACCCCGGTCTCGCTCACCTCGCCGACGACCGTCGAAACGCCGAGTGAGACGCGGACGTTCGACGCTGTGGTCGCCGCGGCCGGCCCGGAGACGAAGCCCCTTGTCGCCGATATCGGCGTCTCGCTCGCACTGAAAACGTATCGCGCACAGGCCCTCGTGACTGAGCCGGTCGATGCCACGCTGCCGTCGTTCTACGACGCGACCCGGGAGTTCTACTGGCGGCCGAAAGCCGACGCACTACTGCTCGGCGACGGCGCACACGAGGTCGACCCGATGGACTGGAACCCGGACGCGGACGCCGAATTCGTTACCCGGAGCCTCGACCGCGTCGAGCAAACGTCGGCACTCACGCCGGCCTGTGACAGAGCCTGGGCCGGCCTGTGTACCGCGACGCCGGACGGCGCGCCGTTGGCCGGACAGGTCGCCGACGGGCTCTGGGTGGCGACCGGCTGGCAGGGCCACGGACTCATGCGCGCGCCGGCGATGGGCGACTATCTCGCCGCAGACGTTCTCAATCGCCCGAGCCCGCTCTCGGAACACTTGCCTGATCGCGTCGACCCGACACGGTTCGACGGCTCCGAAGAGTTCGCCGCGCTGGACGACCCGACGCGTGACTGGGTCGAGTGA
- a CDS encoding DUF7388 family protein, whose protein sequence is MTTLTGATLAAAGIDAVALKPTEVDVSQATALDVETLAIDYEGAAHVPDAETIERLASATDVRVTTPVRADGFDPLGDDSGFDALPAGAGRVLVAGHSAYLSEDEAERAVAPRLQAAVDDASDPWVGTEGIERLALAVGGTQYELLSRTTARDVRTLRTAGFDGSIAVYAPLVLSNSEDTMLDAVGDYTARRGPVRNALPDGAPTDSRATGRARDVLKQAIRDYALVGSVETVAERTERLHDIGVDTIVGYPARGLGPFLS, encoded by the coding sequence ATGACCACGCTTACCGGTGCGACACTGGCGGCTGCCGGCATCGACGCGGTGGCGCTCAAGCCGACGGAAGTGGACGTGTCCCAAGCAACGGCCCTCGATGTTGAGACGCTTGCAATCGATTACGAGGGGGCGGCCCACGTCCCAGACGCCGAGACCATCGAGCGACTGGCGTCGGCCACTGACGTGCGCGTCACGACGCCAGTCCGGGCCGACGGCTTCGACCCGCTGGGCGACGACAGCGGGTTCGACGCGCTGCCGGCGGGTGCGGGCCGTGTTCTGGTCGCTGGCCACAGCGCGTATCTCTCGGAAGACGAGGCTGAACGAGCCGTCGCACCGCGGCTTCAGGCGGCCGTCGACGACGCCAGCGATCCATGGGTCGGCACAGAGGGCATCGAGCGCCTCGCGCTGGCAGTCGGCGGGACACAGTACGAACTCCTCTCGCGGACGACGGCCCGGGACGTGCGGACGCTCCGGACCGCCGGCTTCGACGGTTCGATTGCCGTTTACGCCCCGCTGGTACTCTCGAACAGCGAGGATACGATGCTTGACGCCGTCGGCGACTACACGGCCCGGCGCGGTCCGGTTCGGAACGCACTGCCCGACGGTGCGCCGACGGACAGTCGAGCCACGGGGCGGGCCAGAGACGTACTCAAACAGGCCATCCGCGACTACGCGCTCGTCGGCTCCGTCGAGACAGTCGCCGAACGAACCGAGCGGCTCCACGACATCGGCGTCGACACGATTGTCGGCTACCCGGCGCGTGGACTCGGCCCCTTCCTTTCGTAG
- a CDS encoding NUDIX hydrolase, with protein sequence MQFDRVAAHEPVVVDDEPQEAAVIAPVVTRPEGEAILFTKRADHLSDHPGQMSFPGGGREPEDDDLLRTALREANEEIGLDPLAVNVVGRLDDIRTITRYSVRPFVGRIPDRDYLPSDEEVAEIVTLPVSELTDLNNYESEHRDHPHYGEIRLHFFYVDGYTVWGATARMLVQLLELATDWRMPPEPDRYMERDDDLPPSVRDEAE encoded by the coding sequence ATGCAGTTCGACCGGGTCGCGGCCCACGAGCCAGTCGTCGTGGACGATGAGCCACAGGAGGCGGCCGTTATCGCCCCGGTCGTCACGCGACCCGAGGGCGAGGCGATACTGTTCACGAAACGCGCTGACCACCTGTCGGACCACCCCGGGCAGATGTCGTTCCCCGGCGGCGGCCGCGAACCCGAAGACGATGACCTGCTGCGGACTGCGCTTCGCGAGGCCAACGAGGAGATCGGGCTCGACCCGCTGGCAGTCAACGTCGTCGGTCGGCTGGACGACATCAGAACCATCACGCGCTACTCCGTGCGCCCGTTCGTCGGGCGAATCCCGGACCGTGACTACCTGCCCTCGGACGAAGAAGTCGCGGAGATAGTCACGCTTCCGGTGTCGGAACTGACCGATCTAAACAACTACGAGTCAGAGCACCGTGACCACCCCCACTACGGGGAGATTCGACTCCATTTCTTCTACGTCGACGGCTACACTGTCTGGGGCGCGACGGCGCGGATGCTCGTCCAGTTGCTCGAACTCGCGACCGACTGGCGGATGCCACCCGAGCCTGACCGGTACATGGAGCGCGACGACGATCTGCCGCCGAGCGTGCGCGACGAAGCTGAGTGA
- a CDS encoding DUF7109 family protein, which yields MDLQPDELAGVVDLFGSLTRAELVDACGELAFKQGVDADPDAVAAAIDGAIGTYHLVAVGDHAADTDETLLVVGPVAFPALPDGAADLPHIMDVPARDLARDAVIEAVKSRFREDAVMAVKNGNADRVETLLDVSYDIEAWENVEMDGLRDRLDDV from the coding sequence ATGGACCTGCAACCGGACGAGCTGGCTGGCGTCGTCGACCTCTTTGGCTCGCTCACCAGAGCGGAGCTCGTCGACGCCTGCGGCGAACTCGCGTTCAAGCAGGGCGTCGACGCCGACCCGGACGCAGTAGCGGCAGCCATCGACGGTGCTATCGGCACGTACCACCTCGTCGCCGTCGGCGACCACGCCGCAGACACCGACGAGACGCTGCTGGTAGTCGGCCCGGTCGCGTTCCCGGCTCTGCCCGACGGCGCGGCCGACCTCCCGCACATCATGGACGTGCCGGCCCGCGACCTCGCACGTGACGCCGTCATCGAGGCTGTCAAGTCGCGCTTCCGAGAGGACGCGGTAATGGCAGTCAAGAACGGCAACGCGGACCGCGTCGAGACACTGCTTGACGTGAGCTACGACATCGAAGCCTGGGAGAACGTCGAGATGGACGGCCTCCGGGACCGACTCGATGACGTATGA
- a CDS encoding MFS transporter, protein MVFCINLARVVFAPLIEPIRATTGASDATLGLLATMVWAGSALPRLPTGVLLTRISRAKVIFGSGVVLTIGTTFTALAFDPTLLLVGAFTMGIASGVYLTAANTLVSELFPERPGRALGQHGVAAQLAAVGAPALISFVLIVGTWRTALQVIAVAAGVVTVAFTIVARRSHLPDAGSEDRDLLGAARAQWHIIVTSVATIGVAGLVWNGLFNFYVTYATSVGLTPGRGRTLLLLAFGAGVPAFYVSGRLADRLPSIPYLLTMLAAFTGCVLVLPSLTGFWSLAAFSVVVGYVIHSIFPAVDAYLLGSLPDRHRASAYATYGAGMMLLQAPGSALVGRLLDTGVTFPTLLRGMGIALLVVLVAMVSLHRNGRLPSAARA, encoded by the coding sequence ATGGTGTTCTGCATCAACCTCGCGAGAGTCGTCTTCGCACCACTCATCGAACCGATTCGGGCGACGACAGGCGCTTCTGATGCGACACTCGGACTGCTCGCAACGATGGTCTGGGCCGGGAGCGCCCTCCCACGGCTCCCAACCGGCGTCCTGCTGACCCGGATATCGCGGGCGAAGGTCATCTTCGGCTCCGGTGTCGTTCTGACAATCGGGACGACGTTTACCGCGCTCGCGTTCGACCCGACGCTGTTGCTCGTCGGGGCGTTCACCATGGGGATTGCGAGCGGCGTCTACCTGACCGCGGCAAACACGCTGGTCAGTGAGCTGTTTCCGGAGCGGCCCGGCCGCGCGCTCGGGCAACACGGCGTCGCCGCCCAGCTCGCCGCTGTCGGTGCGCCGGCGCTGATATCGTTCGTTCTCATTGTCGGGACGTGGCGGACCGCGCTGCAAGTGATCGCCGTCGCCGCGGGAGTGGTAACCGTCGCGTTCACTATCGTCGCGAGACGCTCCCACCTCCCTGACGCCGGGAGCGAAGACCGCGACCTCCTTGGCGCGGCGCGTGCCCAGTGGCATATCATCGTCACCAGCGTCGCGACCATCGGCGTCGCGGGGCTGGTCTGGAACGGGCTGTTCAACTTCTACGTCACCTACGCCACGAGCGTCGGCCTCACGCCCGGACGGGGGCGGACGCTCCTGTTGCTCGCGTTCGGAGCGGGGGTACCGGCCTTCTACGTCAGCGGTCGTCTTGCCGACCGGCTCCCGTCGATTCCGTACCTCCTGACGATGCTTGCGGCCTTTACCGGCTGTGTGCTGGTGTTGCCGTCACTGACCGGGTTCTGGTCGCTGGCCGCGTTCAGCGTCGTCGTCGGCTACGTCATCCACAGCATCTTCCCGGCGGTGGACGCGTACCTGCTCGGCTCGCTCCCGGACCGCCACCGCGCGAGCGCCTATGCCACCTACGGCGCAGGGATGATGCTGCTACAGGCACCCGGAAGCGCGCTCGTCGGGCGACTGCTCGACACTGGCGTCACGTTTCCGACGCTGCTTCGGGGCATGGGCATCGCGTTGCTCGTCGTCCTCGTGGCGATGGTGTCGCTGCACCGCAACGGCCGGCTACCGAGCGCCGCCCGAGCCTAA
- a CDS encoding HVO_0758 family zinc finger protein, which yields MDSVRKALRAGDVEKDNYGRLSCTSCDEPLATENDPDEVGKVRVCPECDGKWKELS from the coding sequence ATGGACTCAGTGAGGAAGGCCCTCCGGGCCGGCGATGTCGAGAAGGACAACTACGGGCGACTCTCCTGTACCAGTTGTGACGAGCCGCTCGCGACGGAAAACGACCCGGACGAAGTCGGGAAGGTGCGCGTCTGTCCCGAGTGCGACGGCAAGTGGAAAGAGCTCAGTTAG
- a CDS encoding aldo/keto reductase, with product MATREATWAYRDDHDEFARTFYRRFGDGVVSSIGIGTYLGDPTDERDASYHDALVTALESGVNVVDTAINYRHQRSERVVGDAVEEADVDREAIAVATKGGFIPFDGARPADPGAFVRSEYLDTGIVDRDDLVAGQHCIAPDYIDDQVDRSLTNLGLDTIDLYYVHNPETQLKSKSRAAVYDQLEATFEQLEKRAATGDIRHYGVATWEAFRVPADHDSYLSLPEVVERARAAAETVGNAATHLRAIQLPFNVAMADAFTVEAHDGADGPQSALWFAHEAGLDVFTSASIMQGKLAAEVPDDVAAKLSGETSAQRAINFARSAPGVTCSLVGTGSVEHARENVDAGRYEPLGADAFDAVFE from the coding sequence ATGGCTACACGGGAGGCGACCTGGGCGTACCGGGACGACCACGACGAGTTCGCGCGCACCTTCTACCGCCGGTTCGGCGACGGCGTCGTCTCCAGCATCGGCATCGGCACGTATCTGGGCGACCCGACCGACGAGCGGGACGCGAGCTACCACGACGCCCTCGTCACGGCGCTGGAATCCGGCGTCAACGTCGTCGATACGGCGATAAACTACCGCCACCAGCGCTCCGAGCGCGTCGTGGGGGACGCCGTCGAGGAGGCCGACGTTGACCGCGAGGCAATCGCTGTTGCGACGAAAGGGGGGTTCATTCCATTCGACGGGGCGCGCCCGGCTGACCCCGGCGCGTTCGTCCGGTCGGAGTACCTCGACACCGGCATCGTCGACCGCGACGACCTCGTTGCCGGCCAGCACTGCATTGCGCCCGACTACATCGACGACCAGGTCGACCGGTCGCTGACGAATCTTGGACTGGATACAATTGATCTCTACTACGTCCACAATCCGGAGACACAACTGAAGTCGAAATCCCGCGCGGCAGTGTACGACCAGCTAGAGGCGACCTTCGAGCAACTGGAGAAACGAGCGGCGACCGGCGATATCAGACACTACGGCGTCGCGACGTGGGAGGCGTTCCGCGTACCAGCCGACCACGACAGCTATCTCTCGCTCCCCGAGGTCGTCGAGCGTGCCCGTGCGGCGGCAGAGACAGTCGGCAACGCGGCGACGCATCTCCGCGCGATTCAGTTGCCGTTCAACGTCGCGATGGCCGACGCGTTCACTGTCGAGGCCCACGACGGCGCGGACGGGCCGCAGTCGGCGCTGTGGTTCGCTCACGAGGCCGGGCTGGACGTGTTCACCAGCGCATCCATCATGCAGGGCAAGCTGGCCGCGGAAGTCCCGGACGACGTCGCGGCGAAGCTCTCGGGCGAAACGAGCGCACAGCGCGCGATTAACTTCGCACGCAGTGCGCCGGGCGTGACCTGCTCGCTGGTCGGTACTGGATCGGTCGAACACGCCCGGGAGAACGTCGATGCCGGCCGGTACGAACCGCTCGGTGCTGACGCGTTCGACGCGGTCTTCGAGTAG
- a CDS encoding DHH family phosphoesterase, whose product MTRVAGGGRQIDAAAAFASENPLLIAGVAVVLFALLGAGIWLHRYLNRTPGERLRRTLTDYDRIAVLMHPNPDPDAMASALAVTQLIAGTETSASLQYPGEIRRPENRAFQTVLDLAFEHIETVEDIDEEAVVLVDHNTARGFPGAEEVEPVAVIDHHPGNGSGNEFTDIRSDYGACATIFASYFNQLEFEFSDTGESIDIDAAPAETIPCALATGLMYGIQSDTRSLTNGCESEDFAAAAFLYEGMDSDLLNRIANPQVDAEVLDVKSRAIGKREVRAPYAFSDVGEVSNTDAIPQAADELETLEGVSAVVVVGEKEGTMRIAGRSRDDRVHIGRAIEAVVDNIPMAEGGGHARMGGGKVPIKHMAGLGPSDGVSREDFRERVFDAMSGEL is encoded by the coding sequence ATGACACGCGTTGCCGGCGGCGGACGCCAGATTGACGCCGCCGCGGCGTTCGCTAGCGAGAACCCTTTGTTGATCGCTGGTGTCGCTGTGGTCCTTTTCGCCCTCCTCGGTGCCGGTATCTGGTTGCACCGGTATCTCAACCGAACGCCCGGCGAACGACTGCGTCGAACGCTGACGGACTACGACCGGATTGCAGTGTTGATGCATCCGAATCCCGATCCGGACGCGATGGCCTCTGCTCTGGCTGTCACCCAGCTCATCGCCGGCACCGAGACATCGGCGTCGCTGCAGTACCCCGGGGAGATACGCCGTCCGGAGAACCGGGCCTTCCAGACGGTGTTGGATCTGGCTTTCGAACACATCGAAACTGTCGAGGACATCGACGAGGAGGCGGTCGTCCTCGTCGACCACAACACGGCACGCGGCTTCCCCGGTGCCGAGGAGGTCGAGCCGGTTGCCGTCATCGACCACCATCCCGGCAACGGGAGTGGCAACGAGTTCACCGACATCCGGTCCGACTACGGGGCCTGTGCGACCATCTTCGCGAGCTACTTCAATCAGTTAGAGTTCGAGTTCAGCGACACCGGAGAGAGTATCGATATCGACGCAGCACCGGCAGAAACCATCCCCTGTGCGCTGGCAACGGGGCTGATGTACGGTATCCAGTCAGATACGCGGTCGCTGACAAACGGGTGCGAGTCCGAGGACTTCGCGGCCGCTGCGTTCCTCTACGAGGGGATGGACAGCGATTTGCTCAACCGCATCGCGAACCCTCAGGTCGACGCCGAAGTGCTCGACGTGAAATCCCGCGCCATCGGGAAACGAGAGGTGCGCGCGCCGTACGCGTTCAGCGACGTTGGCGAGGTGTCGAACACGGACGCGATTCCACAGGCTGCGGACGAGCTGGAGACGTTAGAGGGTGTCTCGGCAGTCGTCGTCGTCGGCGAGAAGGAAGGGACCATGCGCATCGCCGGGCGCTCGCGGGACGACCGCGTCCACATCGGCCGGGCGATAGAGGCCGTCGTCGACAATATCCCGATGGCCGAGGGAGGCGGCCACGCGCGGATGGGCGGCGGGAAAGTCCCGATCAAGCACATGGCCGGTCTCGGACCCAGCGACGGTGTCTCCCGTGAGGACTTCCGCGAACGAGTGTTCGACGCTATGAGTGGCGAACTGTAG
- a CDS encoding SDR family oxidoreductase gives MTERVAILGCGYVGLELGRQLRDDHEVVGVRRSDDGIAAIEDAGFEAVRADVTDPESLSAVPDADWLVFAASSGGRGAEAARKVYVKGLRTAIDHFWSRADPPERLVYTSSTGVYGDHDGAWVDEETPLDPQTEKTEVLAEAERVARERPVEHGGHGTVARFAGLYGPDRYRLERYLEGPVTAGYLNMIHRADAAGAVRHLLTEGHREEVVLVVDDEPVEKWAFADWLAEQCDVPFPPKQTTEERLADESLSETAKRRIQTSKRCSNERLRELGYELEYPTFREGYRAAIREYRQN, from the coding sequence GTGACGGAACGCGTCGCCATCCTCGGCTGTGGCTACGTCGGCCTCGAACTCGGGCGACAACTGCGGGACGACCACGAGGTCGTGGGCGTTCGCCGGTCCGACGACGGCATCGCAGCTATCGAGGACGCCGGCTTCGAGGCGGTCCGGGCCGACGTAACTGACCCCGAGTCGCTGTCGGCGGTGCCGGACGCCGACTGGCTCGTCTTCGCCGCAAGCTCTGGCGGGCGGGGAGCCGAGGCCGCCCGCAAGGTGTACGTCAAGGGACTCCGGACGGCCATCGACCACTTCTGGTCGCGGGCCGACCCGCCCGAGAGACTGGTGTACACCTCCAGTACCGGCGTCTACGGCGACCACGACGGCGCGTGGGTCGACGAGGAGACCCCGCTGGACCCACAGACCGAAAAGACCGAAGTGCTGGCCGAGGCCGAGCGGGTCGCCCGCGAGCGCCCAGTGGAACACGGTGGGCACGGAACCGTCGCTCGGTTCGCCGGCCTGTACGGTCCAGACCGCTACCGACTGGAGCGGTATCTGGAGGGACCAGTGACGGCGGGCTACCTGAACATGATCCACCGAGCCGATGCGGCCGGTGCAGTGCGCCACCTGCTGACCGAGGGGCACCGTGAAGAAGTCGTACTGGTCGTCGACGACGAACCCGTCGAGAAGTGGGCTTTTGCCGACTGGCTGGCCGAGCAATGCGACGTCCCGTTCCCGCCGAAACAGACGACCGAGGAACGACTGGCCGACGAGAGCCTCTCGGAGACCGCAAAGCGACGTATTCAGACGAGCAAGCGATGCTCGAACGAACGGCTCCGGGAACTGGGCTACGAACTAGAGTACCCGACGTTTCGGGAGGGATACCGCGCCGCTATCCGAGAATACCGGCAAAATTAG
- a CDS encoding DUF5791 family protein: MLRGEFPDASEQSSEELLAAYGTVLAETVETVGVEEIVAETSLDQATVTAFADGDIADRTLDEAVAVLATGPNRPDADALQAEAQDILLMGMTTAVMDVESLASGIDDELEPKEIQQKIEGRYPVTLSEYALLHSYIEGEKR; the protein is encoded by the coding sequence ATGCTTCGAGGCGAGTTTCCGGACGCGAGCGAGCAGTCCTCCGAGGAGTTACTGGCGGCCTACGGTACCGTGCTGGCCGAGACAGTCGAGACAGTCGGGGTTGAGGAGATCGTCGCCGAGACCAGTCTCGATCAGGCGACGGTGACAGCGTTCGCCGACGGCGATATCGCCGACCGGACGCTTGATGAAGCGGTCGCCGTACTGGCGACCGGACCGAACCGGCCGGACGCCGACGCGTTGCAGGCCGAGGCCCAGGACATCCTCCTGATGGGGATGACGACGGCCGTGATGGACGTGGAGTCGCTGGCCTCCGGCATCGACGACGAACTGGAGCCGAAGGAAATCCAGCAGAAAATCGAGGGCCGCTACCCCGTGACGCTGTCGGAATATGCCCTCCTGCACAGCTACATCGAGGGTGAAAAGCGGTGA